The Anas platyrhynchos isolate ZD024472 breed Pekin duck chromosome Z, IASCAAS_PekinDuck_T2T, whole genome shotgun sequence genome includes a window with the following:
- the LOC113840297 gene encoding granzyme A-like: MGAFFTLSTSAAVILLVIPGGLCVEIIGGDEVKPHSRPFMALIVKEKTKVICGGALIKPNWVLTAAHCPVDKNKDEVVLGAHSRTRREKEKQVFKIAKLIRYPRYRPGKWDHDLMLVQLNRRAKLNKAVKPIDLPTSGDDPKPGTVCRVAGWGLVTNECEDFSDTLREVKVTIISRETCNSTKYYGNETTITDGMICAGSKKGKRDSCRGDSGGPLICKNVMRGITSFGKKNKCGAIGAPGVYTRLTKQYIQWIKETIGGDLQTGF, encoded by the exons ATGGGAGCTTTCTTTACCTTGTCGACCTCTGCTGCTGTCATCCTCCTCGTAATTCCTGGAG gtttatGTGTGGAAATAATTGGAGGAGATGAAGTAAAACCACACTCAAGACCGTTTATGGCCCTAATcgtaaaagagaaaacaaaagttatCTGTGGAGGAGCTTTGATCAAGCCAAACTGGGTGTTAACAGCTGCCCACTGTCCTGT GGACAAAAACAAGGATGAAGTTGTTCTTGGAGCTCATTcaagaacaagaagagaaaaagaaaaacaggttttTAAGATTGCAAAACTAATTCGCTATCCACGGTACAGGCCTGGAAAGTGGGATCACGACCTTATGCTGGTGCAG CTTAATAGAAGAGCAAAACTTAATAAAGCTGTGAAACCCATTGACCTGCCTACCTCAGGTGATGATCCGAAGCCAGGAACTGTTTGTAGAGTAGCAGGATGGGGACTAGTTACAAATGAATGCGAGGACTTTTCTGATACCCTGAGGGAAGTCAAAGTCACTATCATCAGCAGAGAAACTTGCAACAGCACAAAATATTATGGGAACGAGACTACTATAACAGACGGGATGATATGTGCAGGGTCTAAGAAAGGCAAAAGGGACTCATGTCGG GGGGATTCAGGTGGACCTTTAATATGTAAAAATGTGATGAGAGGCATCAcctcttttgggaaaaaaaataagtgtggTGCTATTGGTGCCCCTGGTGTCTACACTCGCCTCACAAAGCAATACATTCAGTGGATAAAGGAAACCATAGGGGGAGACTTACAGACCGGCTTTTGA